From Phaeodactylum tricornutum CCAP 1055/1 chromosome 11, complete sequence, one genomic window encodes:
- a CDS encoding predicted protein, with the protein MSTSAHFKLSDFPQKVLDPIATTTVPPIYATIKHAQRQLMTNAAAIPMLNGGGAHGHMALTLSPRAYANISNVPFIIPVAPPANLPIGTTQPEITKNNSIH; encoded by the coding sequence ATGTCAACCTCTGCTCATTTCAAATTGAGCGACTTTCCTCAGAAAGTCCTTGACCCgatcgccaccaccaccgtccCACCAATTTACGCCACCATCAAACACGCGCAACGCCAACTCATGACCAATGCCGCCGCCATCCCAATGCTCAACGGTGGTGGTGCCCATGGCCACATGGCCTTAACGCTCTCCCCTCGCGCTTACGCCAACATCAGCAACGTCCCATTCATCATTCCCGTCGCCCCGCCAGCCAATCTTCCCATTGGCACCACTCAACCCGAGATTACCAAGAACAACAGCATCCATT